In Apus apus isolate bApuApu2 chromosome 25, bApuApu2.pri.cur, whole genome shotgun sequence, the following proteins share a genomic window:
- the DBF4B gene encoding protein DBF4 homolog B → MAAPAPRPLRGKSFYLDLPGGRGARDLAEAIGRLGGVTESFLSKEVSYVVSSNKEAKRDRARTGTEKWNNVTSGDAKAMSLMPSTSKGNHARPHQKPPDKALISRGKELLQKAMKNQDPWGGSSILASARLWGIQILHVDEMLSHAQQLLRAASGARKRSQKTEVRCLASGSKIHQGKLKPPFLKVEDQSRQFRPFHHQFKSFPDLNFLAPKSSSPFEPLKSLSNPCRARGAEGPKRSEGEKSPPSTPVTVPKKKRGFCECCQETFEELQKHLQSPQHRRFALDDSQYAPVDRVISQLTSTLGQQAAKVPWSCLMDEHSVPQAQVTGGTEMLPAELGREREQPEQCVMGLVIDAEQDPGLQIGDRVNKPRGGWGLLESCSQGLPIGAGLSRGVCAAGGTTEGSVVGDTDPALAPDLGWGPGVAATPVGEAVASSSELCKQQVLGSISQAQALPAPRKRLLPSSQGTQLGKKPRLELGGSLSLYKQEKLVGVGMGVQGTGQDSEAVVEAGSLPLSTQLSSRPQSSLGLAPCPPGSPGDPAARPSSLQALSVGFGPSEAAGTSTASQPGWDRANLGSQGMQLGGDNGNTPKNVNSPDQEGTVSRTSCPPGWLPSPKLPVAEARCSCSLCVRAAGKIAPKLPDLPGHSQEQVPCPGLLQPLPHKAQAGHDFSRSSSESDWDVQLLSTLTGVQDSRIQPVDRDLLQRTHVNVRDSGYESQLCSVLKQKSELAWAGKEDKNCWNCCTETKGASFPMFETFFGSWTS, encoded by the exons ATGGCGgcgccggccccgcggcccctgCGCGGAAAGTCCTTCTACCTGGACCTGCCCGGCGGCCGCGGCGCGCGGGACCTGGCGGAGGCCATCGGGCGGCTGGGCGGG GTGACTGAGAGCTTCCTGAGCAAAGAAGTCAGCTACGTGGTGTCCAGCAACAAAGAAGCTAAAAGAGACAGAGCCAGGACTGGGACTGAGAAGTGGAACAATGTAACCTCAGGAGATGCAAAAGCCATGAGCCTGATGCCTTCTACCTCCAAAGGAAATCATGCCAGACCTCACCAGAAGCCACCAGACAAG GCCCTGATCAGCagggggaaggagctgctgcagaaggccATGAAGAATCAG GACCcctggggtggcagcagcatcctggccaGCGCTCGCCTGTGGGGCATCCAGATCCTGCACGTGGATG AAATGCTGTCACAcgcccagcagctgctccgtGCTGCCTCTGGAGCCAGGAAGCGGAGCCAGAAGACAGAG GTGAGATGCCTTGCATCTGGATCCAAAATTCACCAAG GAAAATTGAAGCCCCCTTTtctgaaggttgaagaccagAGCAG GCAATTCCGACCCTTCCATCACCAGTTCAAAAGCTTTCCTGACCTGAACTTCCTGGCACCCAAAAGCTCCAGCCCATTCGAGCCTCTGAAGAGCCTCTCGAATCCTTGCAGGGCCAG GGGTGCAGAGGGCCCGAAGCGCAGCGAGGGGGAGAAGAGCCCCCCATCCACACCAGTCACTGTGccaaagaaaaagaggggaTTCTGTGAGTGCTGCCAGGAGACCtttgaagagctgcagaag CACCTccagagcccccagcacaggcgGTTTGCGCTGGACGACTCCCAGTACGCCCCTGTGGATCGAGTCATCTCCCAGCTCACCAGCACCCTGGGCCAGCAGGCAGCCAA AGTGCCTTGGTCCTGCCTGATGGATGAACACTCAGTGCCTCAAGCCCAAGTGACTGGAGGAACGGAgatgctgccagcagagctgggaagagaaagggagcAGCCTGAGCAGTGTGTCATGGGACTGGTGATTGATGCAGAGCAGGATCCTGGTCTGCAGATTGGGGACAGGGTCAATAAACCCAGAGGAGGATGGGGGCTGTTGGAGAGCTGCTCTCAGGGGCTGCCTATTGGAGCAGGGCTCAGCAGAGGGGTCTGTGCAGCAGGTGGCACCACAGAGGGGTCTGTGGTGGGGGACACAGACCCAGCCTTGGCTCCTGACCTGGGCTGGGGTCCTGGTGTAGCAGCCACTCCTGTGGGAGAGGCAGTTGCTTCTTCATCTGAGCTTTGTAAGCAGCAGGTGTTGGGGTCCATCAGCCAGGCACAAGCACTTCCTGCCCCCAGGAAACGTCTGCTCCCCTCCAGCCAGGGCACCCAGCTGGGGaagaagcccaggctggagctgggaggttCCCTCTCCCTGTATAAGCAGGAAAAGCTGGTGGGGGTTGGGATGGGTGTGCAGGGCACAGGACAGGACTCTGAGGCAGTGGTGGAAGCTGGCAGCTTGCCCCTGAgcacacagctctccagcagaCCTCAGAGCTCCCTTGGTTTGGCCCCATGCCCACCTGGGAGCCCTGGGGACCCTGCAGCACGGCCGAGTTCCCTCCAAGCTCTGTCTGTGGGTTTTGGTCCCTCAGAGGCTGCTGgaaccagcactgccagccagcctggctgggacaGAGCAAACCTGGGTTCCCAAGGGATGCAGCTTGGAGGGGACAATGGAAACACACCCAAAAATGTGAATAGTCCTGATCAGGAGGGCACAGTGAGCAGGACCAGCTGTCCTCCTGGCTGGTTGCCCTCTCCAAAACTGCCTGTGGCTGAAGCCAGATGTAGCTGCTCACTCTGtgtcagagcagcaggaaaaatagCACCCAAACTACCTGACCTCCCAGgccacagccaggagcaggttccctgcccagggctccttcagcctcttccACACAAGGCCCAGGCTGGTCATGACTTCAGCAGAAGTTCTTCTGAGTCAGACTGGGATGTCCAGCTGCTCTCCACACTGACGGGCGTCCAGGACAGCAGGATCCAGCCTGTGGACAGGGACTTGCTCCAAAGGACACATGTCAATGTGAGGGACAGTGGGTATGagtctcagctctgctctgtcctgAAACAGAAATCAGAGCTTGCCTGGGCAGGCAAAGAGGACAAGAACTGCTGGAACTGCTGCACAGAGACCAAAGGAGCTTCTTTCCCCATGTTTGAGACCTTTTTTGGCAGCTGGACTAGTTAA